A genomic window from Arthrobacter sp. FW305-BF8 includes:
- the groL gene encoding chaperonin GroEL (60 kDa chaperone family; promotes refolding of misfolded polypeptides especially under stressful conditions; forms two stacked rings of heptamers to form a barrel-shaped 14mer; ends can be capped by GroES; misfolded proteins enter the barrel where they are refolded when GroES binds): MAKQLAFNDAARRSLEAGIDKLANTVKVTLGPRGRNVVLDKKWGAPTITNDGVTIAREVELDDPYENLGAQLAKEVATKTNDVAGDGTTTATVLAQALVKEGLRNVAAGAAPGQIKRGIEVSVEAIAARLLENARPVEGTQVANVAAISAQSDEVGELLAEAFGKVGKDGVITIEESSTTQTELALTEGMQFDKGYLSPYFITDTERQEAVLEDALILINQGKISSVQEFLPLLEKALQSSKPLFIIAEDVDGEALSTLIVNRIRGTLNVVAVKAPGFGDRRKAMLQDIATLTGAQVVSPELGLSLDSVGLEVLGTARRITVTKDNTTIVDGAGSAEDVAARVAQLRAELTRTDSDWDREKLQERLAKLAGGIGVIKVGAATEVELKEKKHRIEDAVSSTRAALEEGIVAGGGSALIHALKALDEDPAVTALEGDAAAAVGIVRRALVQPLRWIAQNAGHDGYVVTARVAEQDNNHGFNAKSGEYEDLIAAGVIDPVKVTRAALRNAASIAALVLTTETLVADKPAEEDEHAGHSH; this comes from the coding sequence ATGGCAAAGCAGCTTGCGTTTAACGACGCTGCCCGCCGGTCGCTTGAAGCCGGCATCGACAAGCTCGCCAACACGGTTAAGGTGACGCTTGGTCCCCGCGGCCGCAACGTCGTGCTGGACAAGAAGTGGGGCGCCCCCACCATCACCAACGACGGCGTGACCATCGCCCGGGAAGTCGAACTGGACGACCCGTACGAGAACCTTGGCGCCCAGCTGGCCAAGGAAGTCGCCACCAAGACGAATGACGTCGCCGGTGACGGCACCACCACCGCAACCGTGCTCGCCCAGGCACTGGTCAAGGAAGGCCTGCGCAATGTTGCCGCCGGCGCCGCTCCTGGCCAGATCAAGCGCGGCATCGAGGTCTCTGTCGAGGCCATCGCAGCGCGCCTGCTGGAGAACGCCCGTCCCGTCGAGGGCACCCAGGTGGCCAACGTTGCCGCCATTTCCGCGCAGAGCGACGAGGTTGGCGAGCTGCTCGCCGAGGCATTCGGCAAGGTCGGCAAGGATGGTGTGATCACCATCGAGGAATCCTCCACCACGCAGACCGAGCTGGCGCTGACCGAGGGCATGCAGTTCGACAAGGGCTACCTGTCCCCGTACTTCATCACCGACACCGAGCGCCAGGAAGCCGTCCTCGAGGACGCCCTTATCCTGATCAACCAGGGCAAGATCTCCTCGGTGCAGGAATTCCTGCCGCTGCTGGAGAAGGCGCTGCAGAGCTCCAAGCCGCTGTTCATCATCGCCGAGGACGTCGACGGCGAGGCCCTGTCCACGCTGATCGTCAACCGCATCCGCGGCACCCTGAACGTGGTTGCCGTCAAGGCTCCGGGCTTCGGTGACCGCCGCAAGGCCATGCTGCAGGACATCGCGACGCTGACAGGCGCCCAGGTTGTGTCCCCGGAACTGGGCCTGAGCCTGGACTCCGTTGGCCTCGAGGTGCTGGGTACCGCCCGCCGCATCACGGTGACCAAGGACAACACCACCATCGTCGACGGCGCAGGTTCGGCCGAGGACGTTGCAGCACGCGTTGCGCAGCTGCGCGCCGAGCTGACCCGCACCGATTCCGACTGGGACCGGGAAAAGCTGCAGGAACGCCTGGCCAAGCTGGCCGGCGGCATCGGCGTGATCAAGGTCGGCGCAGCCACCGAGGTTGAGCTGAAGGAAAAGAAGCACCGCATCGAAGATGCAGTGTCCTCCACCCGCGCCGCCCTCGAAGAAGGCATCGTGGCCGGTGGCGGTTCCGCCCTGATCCACGCGCTGAAGGCGCTCGACGAGGACCCGGCCGTCACGGCACTCGAAGGTGACGCGGCTGCCGCCGTCGGCATCGTCCGCCGTGCCCTGGTCCAGCCGCTGCGCTGGATCGCCCAGAACGCCGGCCACGACGGCTACGTTGTGACCGCACGGGTTGCCGAGCAGGACAACAACCACGGCTTCAACGCCAAGTCCGGCGAGTACGAGGATCTGATCGCGGCGGGCGTCATTGACCCCGTCAAGGTCACCCGTGCCGCTCTTCGCAACGCAGCCTCCATCGCTGCGCTGGTGCTCACCACCGAAACCCTCGTGGCTGACAAGCCGGCCGAGGAAGACGAGCACGCAGGCCACAGCCACTAG
- the groES gene encoding co-chaperone GroES, translated as MSVSIKPLEDRIVVRPLEAEQTTASGLVIPDSAQEKPQEGEVVAVGPGRFEDGNRVPVDVAVGDVVIYSKYGGTEVKTGGTEYLVLSARDVLAIVVK; from the coding sequence GTGTCGGTCTCTATTAAGCCTCTTGAGGATCGTATTGTTGTCCGCCCGCTCGAAGCCGAGCAGACCACGGCTTCCGGCCTGGTCATTCCGGACTCCGCCCAGGAGAAGCCGCAGGAAGGCGAAGTTGTTGCAGTAGGCCCCGGCCGCTTCGAAGATGGCAACCGCGTACCGGTCGACGTAGCTGTTGGCGACGTCGTCATCTACTCCAAGTACGGCGGAACCGAAGTCAAGACCGGCGGCACCGAGTACCTCGTGCTCTCCGCCCGCGACGTTCTGGCGATCGTCGTTAAGTAA
- a CDS encoding class I SAM-dependent methyltransferase: protein MSEAPQDQIAPLLTEEGWELLASLGPYREDDSFSLNSSLRKGGHSPELVSAVLTQSRLRTRAEAKFGEFARQMLFTQAGLEQATRLNVAARHAQRFAQAGVSHVADLGCGLGADAMALASLDIAVTAVEVDETTAACATINLIPFPHATVVHSDATSVELEDGAGVWLDPARRTTTTSGTKRIWDPEAFSPPLSFVESLAAAGRAVGVKMGPGMPHESVPAGCEAQWVSVNGDVTEVTLWFNAVARPGIRRAALVIGAEGAAELTSGEEFDAGPVAPVGPVEGFLFEPDGAVIRAGLVADLALGLGGHLVDEHIAYICAPELVDTPYARAYRVLEVMPYNVKALKAWVRENGVGVLDIKKRGTSVTPEELRRQLLPAGKGAGKAGGKGAAKKTATLVLTRIGEERVAVSVEPV, encoded by the coding sequence ATGTCTGAAGCACCGCAGGACCAGATCGCCCCGCTCCTAACCGAAGAAGGATGGGAGCTGCTGGCCTCGCTCGGACCCTACCGGGAAGACGACTCCTTCAGCCTCAACTCAAGCCTCCGCAAGGGCGGCCACTCCCCCGAACTCGTGTCCGCCGTCCTGACACAGTCACGGCTCCGGACCAGGGCCGAGGCCAAGTTCGGTGAGTTTGCCCGGCAGATGCTCTTCACCCAGGCCGGCCTGGAGCAGGCCACCCGGCTCAACGTCGCTGCCAGGCACGCCCAGCGCTTTGCCCAGGCTGGCGTCAGCCACGTTGCGGACCTCGGCTGCGGCCTCGGCGCGGACGCCATGGCCCTGGCATCCCTGGACATCGCCGTGACCGCCGTGGAGGTCGACGAGACCACCGCCGCCTGCGCCACGATCAACCTCATTCCCTTTCCCCACGCCACGGTGGTCCATTCGGACGCAACGTCCGTGGAGCTGGAGGACGGGGCCGGCGTCTGGCTGGACCCCGCCCGGCGCACCACCACCACGTCCGGCACCAAGCGGATCTGGGACCCCGAGGCGTTCTCTCCGCCGCTGTCCTTCGTGGAGTCGCTGGCCGCCGCCGGGCGCGCCGTCGGCGTCAAGATGGGCCCCGGCATGCCGCACGAGTCGGTGCCTGCCGGCTGCGAGGCACAGTGGGTCTCGGTGAACGGCGACGTGACGGAAGTCACGCTGTGGTTCAACGCCGTGGCCCGCCCGGGCATCCGCCGGGCCGCCCTGGTCATCGGTGCAGAGGGCGCCGCCGAACTCACCAGCGGGGAGGAGTTCGACGCCGGACCCGTGGCCCCGGTTGGCCCGGTGGAGGGTTTCCTGTTCGAGCCGGACGGCGCCGTCATCCGCGCCGGGCTCGTGGCAGACCTCGCCCTCGGACTGGGCGGCCACCTCGTGGACGAGCACATCGCCTACATTTGCGCCCCGGAGCTGGTGGACACGCCGTACGCCCGGGCCTACCGGGTTCTGGAAGTCATGCCGTACAACGTCAAGGCGCTCAAAGCCTGGGTCCGGGAGAACGGCGTCGGCGTGCTGGACATCAAGAAGCGCGGCACGTCCGTCACTCCTGAGGAGCTGCGCAGGCAGCTACTGCCGGCAGGCAAGGGGGCGGGTAAAGCCGGCGGCAAGGGCGCAGCCAAGAAGACAGCCACCCTGGTCCTCACCCGGATCGGGGAAGAAAGAGTGGCTGTCTCCGTGGAGCCCGTGTAA
- a CDS encoding shikimate 5-dehydrogenase yields the protein MTLCISLSARPSNNGTRFHNHLYDQLGLNWIYKAFAPTDLAQAIAGVRGLGIRGCAVSMPYKEDVIALVDAMDPSAKAIDSVNTIVNDGGRLTAYNTDYTAIEQLLEGNAVPAGSSVLLKGAGGMAKATAAALRDAGFKDVTIIARNEATGRALADLYGFAWRAELGSGPEATADMVINVTPVGMAGGPEADALSFPAETIEAAKIVFDVVALPAETPLIKAARAAGKQVITGAEVATIQALEQFVLYTGIRPTEEQVRDAEAFVRAQ from the coding sequence ATGACCCTGTGCATTTCCCTCTCGGCCCGGCCGAGCAACAACGGGACCCGCTTCCACAACCACCTGTACGACCAGCTGGGCCTCAACTGGATCTACAAGGCCTTCGCGCCCACCGACCTAGCCCAGGCGATCGCGGGCGTCCGCGGCCTGGGGATCCGCGGCTGCGCCGTCTCCATGCCCTACAAGGAGGACGTGATCGCCCTGGTGGACGCCATGGACCCGTCCGCCAAGGCCATCGATTCCGTCAACACCATCGTCAACGACGGCGGCCGCCTGACGGCGTACAACACGGACTACACGGCGATCGAGCAGCTGCTGGAGGGCAACGCCGTTCCTGCCGGGTCATCGGTGCTGCTCAAGGGCGCCGGCGGCATGGCGAAGGCCACAGCCGCGGCCCTGCGCGACGCGGGGTTCAAGGACGTGACCATCATCGCCCGCAACGAAGCAACCGGCCGGGCGCTCGCCGATCTATACGGCTTTGCCTGGCGCGCCGAGCTAGGCAGCGGCCCGGAGGCCACAGCGGACATGGTCATCAACGTCACGCCGGTGGGGATGGCCGGGGGACCGGAGGCGGACGCGCTGTCCTTCCCCGCTGAAACCATCGAGGCCGCCAAGATCGTCTTCGACGTCGTGGCGCTGCCGGCAGAAACACCGCTCATCAAGGCGGCGCGGGCGGCCGGCAAGCAGGTCATCACCGGAGCGGAGGTGGCCACGATTCAGGCGCTGGAGCAGTTTGTGCTGTACACGGGAATCCGCCCCACCGAGGAGCAGGTCCGCGACGCCGAAGCGTTCGTCCGCGCCCAGTAA
- a CDS encoding glycoside hydrolase family 3 N-terminal domain-containing protein, with amino-acid sequence MAWLHRARESVHTTSRPTSPRKRPGSARARNAPAASAAALAALFAVASCTPAAPDPGEGTTTAPAASASGSPQTAQSSAPHPGSPQENTPSQAPSTAAPAPKDRAALGWGPQQRDADAAAAAVATMTLEEKAGQVLLPFYTGLDHETQAATVERLHLAGSMIMADNVPGTATGLVDVRALAGVTRRLDNASRSGGRTWPGLIGVDQEGGAVSRVGAPLTRWPTPMSYGAAGSVPLAAEAGTGLAAELAPLGFTVDFAPAADVTMGPADPTIGARSLSADARAAASLSAGFAKGMLAGGVLPAVKHFPGHGSVTTDSHKDLPVQNATLAQLKARDWKPFQAAVKAGAPMVMTGHIATRALDPGVPASLSKATYSALRGLGFKGVAVTDGLNMGAVTGRHPHGSAAPAALAAGADLLLMPADAAAAHAAVVRAVTGGKLPLSRLEEAARRVVTMMIWRGRTAQPQPTAAPGSGEALSAKVSARAITVVTGRCKGASVAGHVRVAGGTAVDRARFAAAAKDAGIALGTGPLVALIGYGGGPAKGDIAVALDAPWPLAQSVAPTKIALYGRTPGAYKALLAVLMGKATAPGKLPAAVGPYRAGTGCK; translated from the coding sequence ATGGCTTGGCTACACAGGGCGCGTGAGAGTGTTCACACCACCAGCCGCCCCACATCCCCCAGGAAACGTCCCGGCAGTGCACGTGCGCGCAACGCACCGGCGGCGTCTGCGGCAGCGCTCGCGGCGCTGTTCGCGGTTGCGTCGTGTACGCCGGCAGCACCCGACCCAGGAGAGGGAACGACGACGGCGCCCGCGGCTTCCGCTTCCGGCTCGCCGCAGACGGCACAGAGTTCTGCACCGCACCCCGGTTCACCCCAGGAAAATACACCGAGTCAGGCCCCGTCCACGGCGGCGCCCGCACCGAAGGACAGGGCGGCGCTGGGCTGGGGCCCGCAGCAGCGGGACGCCGACGCGGCCGCCGCGGCGGTGGCCACAATGACCCTGGAGGAGAAGGCCGGGCAGGTGCTCCTGCCCTTCTACACCGGCCTTGACCACGAAACCCAGGCCGCCACGGTGGAACGGCTTCACCTGGCCGGGTCCATGATCATGGCCGACAACGTGCCCGGAACAGCCACCGGCCTGGTGGACGTCCGGGCGCTGGCGGGGGTGACGCGCCGGCTGGACAACGCGTCCCGCTCCGGCGGCCGCACCTGGCCCGGCCTGATCGGCGTTGACCAGGAAGGCGGAGCGGTGAGCCGCGTCGGCGCTCCGCTGACCCGCTGGCCCACGCCCATGAGCTACGGCGCCGCCGGCAGCGTGCCCCTCGCGGCCGAGGCCGGCACCGGGCTGGCGGCGGAACTCGCGCCCCTGGGTTTCACCGTGGACTTCGCCCCCGCGGCCGACGTCACCATGGGCCCCGCTGATCCCACCATCGGGGCGCGGTCCCTGTCCGCCGACGCCCGTGCCGCCGCATCGTTGAGTGCCGGCTTCGCCAAAGGCATGCTGGCCGGCGGCGTGCTGCCCGCCGTCAAGCATTTTCCCGGGCACGGTTCGGTGACCACCGATTCCCACAAGGACCTCCCCGTCCAGAACGCCACCCTCGCGCAGTTGAAGGCGCGGGACTGGAAGCCGTTCCAGGCCGCGGTCAAGGCGGGAGCACCGATGGTCATGACCGGCCACATTGCCACACGCGCCCTTGATCCGGGCGTGCCCGCGTCCCTCTCAAAGGCGACGTACTCTGCGTTGCGCGGCCTGGGATTCAAGGGCGTGGCGGTCACGGACGGGCTGAACATGGGCGCGGTGACAGGCCGCCATCCCCACGGTTCCGCAGCGCCGGCCGCGCTGGCAGCCGGGGCAGACCTGCTGCTGATGCCGGCGGATGCAGCCGCCGCTCATGCCGCCGTCGTCAGGGCGGTCACCGGGGGGAAGCTCCCGCTGTCACGACTCGAGGAGGCGGCCCGCCGCGTGGTCACCATGATGATCTGGCGGGGCCGGACGGCCCAGCCGCAGCCGACGGCAGCGCCGGGAAGCGGCGAGGCGCTTTCCGCAAAGGTCTCGGCGCGGGCCATCACGGTGGTCACGGGGAGATGCAAGGGCGCCTCCGTGGCCGGCCACGTCCGGGTGGCGGGCGGCACGGCAGTGGACCGGGCCCGCTTCGCCGCCGCGGCCAAGGACGCGGGGATCGCGCTCGGAACGGGGCCCCTGGTCGCTCTCATCGGCTATGGTGGCGGCCCCGCGAAGGGCGACATTGCGGTGGCACTGGATGCCCCGTGGCCCTTGGCGCAGTCCGTCGCGCCCACGAAGATCGCCCTCTACGGCCGCACGCCCGGAGCGTACAAGGCGCTGCTGGCCGTCCTGATGGGGAAGGCCACCGCCCCCGGAAAGCTGCCGGCCGCCGTCGGACCCTACCGGGCCGGCACGGGCTGCAAATAA
- a CDS encoding glutamate--cysteine ligase, with amino-acid sequence MKIDFASSRQSTLGVEWELALVDSQTGELSSVANEVLRGVVARHPELNEDDEHPHIKQELLLNTVELVTGICETAAEAKEDLARSLAAVREVTDPMGVEVFCAGSHPFSPPQLQPVTDKERYAKLIDRTQWWGRQMVIYGVHVHVGLDRRSKVLPVLDGLVNYFPHFQALSASSPFWGGEDTGYASHRALMFQQLPTAGLPFQFASWEEYESYVQDMFTTGVIDTISEIRWDIRPVPALGTIEMRICDGLATLEEVGAVAALTQCLVHEFSTILDAGGSIPTMPPWHVQENKWRAARYGMDAIIILDAEGNEQLVTDHLLETLNRLEPIAAKLRCSDELADVEKIISRGAGYQRQRRVAAESGGNLQAVVLDLVKQMRNGPTA; translated from the coding sequence ATGAAGATTGATTTCGCTTCATCCAGGCAATCAACTCTTGGTGTGGAATGGGAACTCGCGCTGGTGGATTCGCAGACCGGTGAACTGTCGTCCGTGGCCAACGAGGTCCTGCGCGGGGTCGTGGCACGCCACCCCGAGCTGAACGAGGATGACGAGCATCCCCACATCAAGCAGGAGCTGCTGCTTAACACCGTGGAGCTGGTAACCGGCATCTGCGAGACCGCCGCGGAAGCGAAGGAAGACCTCGCCCGTTCCCTGGCCGCCGTCCGCGAAGTGACGGACCCGATGGGCGTGGAAGTGTTCTGCGCCGGTAGCCACCCGTTCAGCCCGCCGCAGCTGCAGCCGGTCACGGACAAGGAACGCTACGCCAAGCTGATCGACCGCACGCAGTGGTGGGGCCGGCAGATGGTCATCTACGGAGTACACGTCCATGTTGGCCTGGACCGGCGCAGCAAGGTCCTCCCCGTGCTCGACGGCCTGGTCAACTACTTCCCGCATTTCCAGGCCCTGTCCGCGTCCAGCCCGTTCTGGGGCGGCGAGGACACCGGCTACGCCTCGCACCGCGCCCTCATGTTCCAGCAGCTGCCGACGGCGGGGCTGCCCTTCCAGTTCGCCAGTTGGGAAGAGTACGAGTCCTACGTCCAGGACATGTTTACCACCGGCGTGATCGACACCATCTCGGAGATCCGCTGGGACATCCGCCCCGTGCCGGCCCTCGGAACCATTGAGATGCGCATCTGCGACGGCCTGGCCACACTGGAGGAAGTGGGCGCCGTGGCAGCCCTGACGCAGTGCCTGGTCCACGAGTTCTCCACCATCCTCGACGCCGGCGGCAGCATTCCCACCATGCCGCCCTGGCACGTCCAGGAAAACAAGTGGCGGGCCGCCCGCTACGGCATGGATGCGATCATCATCCTAGACGCCGAGGGCAACGAGCAGCTCGTCACCGACCACCTGTTGGAGACACTCAACCGGCTCGAACCGATTGCCGCAAAGCTGCGCTGCTCCGATGAGCTGGCCGACGTCGAAAAGATCATCAGCCGCGGCGCCGGGTACCAGCGCCAGCGCCGGGTGGCCGCCGAGAGCGGCGGAAACCTGCAGGCCGTGGTCCTCGACCTCGTAAAGCAGATGCGGAACGGCCCCACCGCGTAA
- the tsaD gene encoding tRNA (adenosine(37)-N6)-threonylcarbamoyltransferase complex transferase subunit TsaD has protein sequence MNRTQPLVLGIESSCDETGVGIVRGTELLTNTVSSSMEEHVRFGGVIPEIASRAHLDAFVPALKAALAEADVTLDEIDAIAVTSGPGLAGALMVGVCAAKALAVATGKPLYAINHLVAHVGVGLLNPRPGVGTDGNTGGGADHRILPGKPKLPDNLGALLVSGGHTEILRIRRITDDVELLGSTIDDAAGEAYDKVARILGLGYPGGPAIDRLAREGNAKAIRFPRGLTQPKYMGTAEEPGKHRYDWSFSGLKTAVARCVEQFEAAGDPVPVADIAAAFQEAVVDVITSKAVLACRERGITDVLLGGGVAANSRLRQLTEQRCSAAGITLHVPPLDLCTDNGAMVAALGAQLVMAGIEPSGISFAPDSSMPVTTVSAPSRSQIRAF, from the coding sequence ATGAACCGCACGCAGCCGCTAGTACTCGGCATTGAGTCATCGTGCGACGAAACGGGCGTAGGTATCGTCCGCGGCACAGAACTCCTGACCAACACGGTGTCCTCGTCCATGGAGGAGCACGTCCGGTTTGGCGGGGTCATCCCCGAAATTGCCTCACGCGCCCACCTGGACGCCTTCGTTCCAGCCCTGAAGGCCGCACTGGCCGAGGCAGACGTGACGCTGGACGAGATCGACGCCATCGCCGTGACGTCCGGTCCGGGGCTGGCGGGTGCATTGATGGTTGGCGTGTGCGCCGCCAAGGCGCTCGCCGTCGCCACCGGCAAACCGCTCTACGCCATTAACCACCTGGTGGCCCATGTGGGGGTCGGCCTGCTCAACCCGCGGCCCGGCGTCGGAACGGACGGCAACACCGGCGGCGGCGCGGACCATCGCATTCTGCCCGGCAAGCCCAAACTTCCCGACAACCTTGGCGCCCTGCTGGTTTCCGGCGGGCACACCGAGATTTTGCGGATCCGCCGCATCACGGACGACGTCGAGTTGCTCGGTTCCACCATCGACGACGCCGCCGGCGAGGCGTACGACAAGGTCGCCAGGATCCTCGGCCTCGGCTATCCCGGCGGCCCGGCCATTGACCGGCTGGCGCGCGAAGGCAACGCCAAGGCCATCAGGTTCCCGCGCGGACTGACGCAGCCCAAATACATGGGCACCGCGGAAGAGCCCGGCAAGCACCGCTACGACTGGTCCTTCAGCGGCCTGAAGACCGCGGTGGCCCGCTGCGTGGAGCAGTTCGAAGCCGCGGGTGATCCCGTGCCGGTTGCGGACATCGCAGCAGCATTCCAGGAAGCCGTGGTGGACGTCATTACCTCCAAGGCGGTCCTGGCCTGCCGGGAGCGTGGCATCACGGATGTGCTGCTGGGCGGGGGAGTGGCCGCGAATTCGCGGCTGCGGCAGCTGACAGAACAGCGCTGCTCGGCCGCCGGCATCACGCTGCACGTTCCGCCGCTGGATCTGTGCACGGACAACGGCGCGATGGTGGCCGCGCTCGGAGCGCAGCTGGTGATGGCGGGCATCGAACCCAGCGGAATCAGCTTCGCGCCGGACTCCTCCATGCCGGTGACCACGGTCTCGGCGCCAAGTAGGTCGCAGATCAGGGCGTTCTGA
- the rimI gene encoding ribosomal protein S18-alanine N-acetyltransferase encodes MLPADIPAVHELEVRLFPVDAWPLQMFWDELVQPETRRYFVAEAADGIVGYAGLMCVEPIADVQTIAVVPEYEGRGIGTALLTDLIAEGRRRGAADILLEVRADNPRAQQLYIRFGFEQIHVRKKYYRDGVDALIMRLQLEDVLAVHRDIVHQDVVHDAEPQPGQTDEAGRAGDTAPTEADQK; translated from the coding sequence ATGCTTCCTGCGGACATCCCTGCCGTTCACGAGCTGGAGGTCCGGCTGTTCCCGGTGGACGCATGGCCGCTGCAGATGTTCTGGGACGAACTGGTGCAGCCCGAAACCCGCCGGTACTTCGTGGCGGAGGCTGCGGACGGCATCGTCGGCTATGCGGGACTGATGTGCGTGGAGCCGATCGCCGACGTCCAGACCATCGCCGTGGTTCCCGAGTATGAGGGCAGGGGCATCGGCACGGCGCTCCTCACCGACCTGATCGCCGAGGGGCGGCGCCGCGGCGCAGCCGACATCCTGCTGGAGGTCCGGGCCGACAACCCGCGCGCCCAGCAGCTGTACATCCGCTTCGGGTTCGAGCAGATCCACGTGCGGAAAAAGTACTACCGCGACGGCGTCGATGCCCTGATCATGCGTCTTCAGCTGGAGGACGTGCTCGCTGTGCACCGTGACATCGTGCACCAGGACGTCGTGCATGACGCCGAACCCCAGCCTGGGCAGACCGACGAAGCCGGCCGCGCCGGCGATACCGCTCCGACGGAGGCAGACCAGAAATGA
- the tsaB gene encoding tRNA (adenosine(37)-N6)-threonylcarbamoyltransferase complex dimerization subunit type 1 TsaB, whose protein sequence is MLILAIDTSAVASAALVSDDALEGVVGSFSTEDTRSHAEVLAPGIERLLADAGVTGADIDAIVVGVGPGPFTGLRSGIATARTLAFVWNTPLHGMMSLDAVALEVAESTDAPAEFLVATDARRKEVYWARYTLAAGQLPKLTDGPHVGFAADLPDLPAYGAGAGLYPEALRADPDFSTEQPDALYLGQFALARLEADEELLDSTPLYLRESDAQVPGPRKRAL, encoded by the coding sequence ATGCTTATTCTTGCCATTGACACCTCAGCCGTGGCCAGCGCCGCGCTGGTGTCGGACGACGCCCTGGAAGGCGTGGTGGGCAGCTTCTCCACTGAGGACACGAGGAGCCACGCCGAGGTCCTTGCGCCCGGAATCGAACGCTTGCTGGCAGACGCCGGGGTGACCGGGGCCGACATCGACGCGATCGTTGTAGGCGTTGGCCCCGGTCCCTTCACCGGGCTCCGGTCCGGCATTGCGACGGCGCGTACCCTCGCCTTTGTCTGGAACACCCCGCTGCACGGCATGATGAGCCTCGACGCCGTCGCCCTCGAAGTGGCCGAGTCCACCGATGCGCCGGCCGAGTTCCTCGTTGCCACGGACGCCCGGCGCAAAGAGGTCTACTGGGCGCGCTACACCCTGGCGGCGGGCCAGCTGCCAAAGCTTACGGACGGCCCGCACGTGGGCTTCGCCGCGGACCTCCCCGACCTCCCGGCCTACGGCGCGGGCGCCGGGCTCTACCCCGAGGCCCTCCGCGCGGATCCGGACTTCAGCACTGAACAGCCTGACGCGCTGTATCTGGGCCAGTTTGCGCTGGCGAGGCTGGAGGCCGACGAGGAGCTCCTGGACTCCACGCCCCTCTACCTCCGTGAATCCGACGCGCAGGTCCCCGGCCCTCGGAAGCGTGCCCTGTGA
- the tsaE gene encoding tRNA (adenosine(37)-N6)-threonylcarbamoyltransferase complex ATPase subunit type 1 TsaE produces the protein MSVPETGGIPETGSAPLWVQNLTVTTADQTHALGAALAEVLRAGDLLVLTGELGAGKTTFTQGLGEGLGVREGIISPTFVLVRIHPNLPDGPRPGGPDLVHVDAYRLGSASEIDDIDLENTLDSAVTVVEWGRDRVEHLTESRLEVELHRQLGGAAAAHHTGNGALDFESEDDDEPRTIIIRGFGPRWAEQPALAAEGIS, from the coding sequence ATGAGTGTTCCGGAAACCGGCGGCATCCCGGAAACCGGCAGTGCTCCACTGTGGGTCCAGAACCTGACGGTCACGACGGCGGACCAGACGCACGCGCTCGGCGCGGCTCTGGCAGAGGTGCTCCGGGCCGGGGACCTCCTGGTGCTCACGGGCGAACTGGGCGCCGGCAAGACCACCTTCACGCAGGGCCTCGGTGAGGGCCTGGGCGTCCGTGAGGGCATCATTTCCCCGACGTTCGTGCTGGTGCGCATTCACCCCAACCTCCCCGACGGGCCGCGCCCGGGCGGGCCGGACCTGGTGCACGTGGACGCCTACCGGCTGGGATCGGCGTCGGAAATCGACGACATTGACCTGGAGAACACGCTGGACTCTGCCGTGACTGTGGTGGAGTGGGGCCGGGACCGCGTGGAGCACCTGACCGAGAGCCGGCTCGAGGTGGAGCTGCACCGCCAGCTGGGCGGCGCCGCCGCGGCCCACCATACCGGGAACGGAGCCCTGGACTTCGAGTCCGAGGACGACGACGAACCACGCACCATTATCATCCGCGGCTTCGGGCCGCGCTGGGCGGAACAGCCCGCTCTCGCCGCGGAAGGAATCTCCTGA